Below is a window of Funiculus sociatus GB2-C1 DNA.
TGGGTAAGGGATACTGGGCTAGTTTCCGGTTATTACGTCCAGCGAGACTTGGAGGCGACCAATTTACCCCAGGTACAAATACAACTCTAGGATTTTTCTGGCAACCGTTCACCTCATATAGTACATCCGCCCGGATTCGGTAGGTTTTGGCTACATCTTCCCAAGTTTTCCCGGTAGGAACTTGGACGCGAATGCCATTGTAGGGAGGAATCAAAATTTCTGCCCCTACTGGTGCTTTGCCTCGTCGTAAAGACGGGTTCATTCCCATGAGGGTAGCAGAGATGAGATTGTATTTACTGGCAATGCTTTGCAGAGTTTCACCAGCGACAACTGTATGACGAGTCACGCGATCTAGGGCTGGCTTTGGGCAAAGTGATTCAGTTATCCCTGGTGTTCCCTGGATTGACGGGGGGGGTGCAGGGAAAATCTCATCAGCGACAGCTGAATTTTCCGACATTGCTAGAACAAGGCAAAAAGCCATTCCTACGAAGGTAGGCATCTTGCCCATCCTAGAATTTGGAAGGGAAACAGGAAAAAAAAACCGGAATTTTTGCCTGTCACTTGTTGCCTGTTGCCTATTCATAAAACTCGTAAAATGCTGGGAATACTGTCTATGGTATCCAGGGTACGAATTTCATTCAGGGCTTGTCTAAAATTTCCTTCTCGGACATCGTGAGTAACGACGACAATTTCGGCAAGTTCGTTATGAATGCCAGTCTGGACAACGGATTCGAGGCTAACATTGTGGTTGCCGAAACTTGTTCCCAATTTGCCAATTACCCCTGGACGATCCAAGGTCAGAAACCGGGCGTAAAACCGCGTTACTAGCTCATCTATCGGCGCGATCGCGCAATAATCTTGATGGGAACAACTTAATAGTGGATGAAGCATCTGCGCGTTGGGAGTGCTTTTCAAAACGGCGGCAATATTTAAAATATCCGACACAACGGCGCTGGCAGTGGGGCCAGAACCCGCACCCCGTCCGTAAAACATTACTTGCCCAATCGGTTCGCCTTCTACGAGGATAGCGTTGTAGACACCACTGATACTGGCGAGGGGATGCGTCTTAGGGACAAGGGTGGGATGAACTCTTACTGACAGAGGGGATTGCTTTGATTCTTCCTCCAGTCCCCGTTTTGCGATCGCTAGTAATTTAATTACAAACCCTAATTTTTCTGCGTAAGCAATATCTGCTGCACTTACCTTAGAAATTCCCTCACAGTAGACCTCTGGCAGTTTAATCCGTCCCCCAAACGCCAAGGAAGCCAGAATCGCTATCTTATCGGCGGCATCTAAACCGTCTACATCAGCAGTTGGATCGGCTTCGGCGTAACCTAGTTGCTGGGCATCTGCCAAAATATGGCCAAATTCTCCCCCCTCAGTTTGCATCCGGCTGAGAATGTAGTTAGTTGTGCCGTTAACAATGCCTGTGACCGAGTGAATTCGGTTGACACCTAGCGCCTGCTTCAGGGGTTGAATCACCGGGATGCCGCCGCCTACAGCTGCCTCTAGCATCACATAAACACCCGCCTGATTAGCAGCGGTATAAATTTCATCTCCGTATCGGGAAATTACTGCTTTATTAGCAGTGACTACGTGCTTACCACTGGTGATCGCTTTTAATATTAGCGATCGCGCTGGTTCCAATCCCCCAATTACCTCCACCACAATATCAATATTTGGATCGCTGACTATACTCTCTAAATCCGTTGTCAGGAGGGCTTCTGGCAGTTGTACAGGTCGGGGTTTGTCAAGCGATCGCACTCCCACTCGATAAATCTCTATCTCAGAAAGCAGCGGATGACGCGATCGCGGATCTAGCAAAATCTCCGCCGTACCCATGCCGACTGTCCCCAGTCCTAATAAACCAATTTTGAACGTCACAGCTCTTTAAACTCAAATTTATCTCATATATAGCCTACAAGCGTTCATCAACATTCTGGAATATTGCTCGCGAAAAATGTGGTTTATATCCCCTAGGTGCCTTCTT
It encodes the following:
- a CDS encoding homoserine dehydrogenase, whose amino-acid sequence is MTFKIGLLGLGTVGMGTAEILLDPRSRHPLLSEIEIYRVGVRSLDKPRPVQLPEALLTTDLESIVSDPNIDIVVEVIGGLEPARSLILKAITSGKHVVTANKAVISRYGDEIYTAANQAGVYVMLEAAVGGGIPVIQPLKQALGVNRIHSVTGIVNGTTNYILSRMQTEGGEFGHILADAQQLGYAEADPTADVDGLDAADKIAILASLAFGGRIKLPEVYCEGISKVSAADIAYAEKLGFVIKLLAIAKRGLEEESKQSPLSVRVHPTLVPKTHPLASISGVYNAILVEGEPIGQVMFYGRGAGSGPTASAVVSDILNIAAVLKSTPNAQMLHPLLSCSHQDYCAIAPIDELVTRFYARFLTLDRPGVIGKLGTSFGNHNVSLESVVQTGIHNELAEIVVVTHDVREGNFRQALNEIRTLDTIDSIPSILRVL
- a CDS encoding LysM peptidoglycan-binding domain-containing M23 family metallopeptidase: MPTFVGMAFCLVLAMSENSAVADEIFPAPPPSIQGTPGITESLCPKPALDRVTRHTVVAGETLQSIASKYNLISATLMGMNPSLRRGKAPVGAEILIPPYNGIRVQVPTGKTWEDVAKTYRIRADVLYEVNGCQKNPRVVFVPGVNWSPPSLAGRNNRKLAQYPLPTTAAIALGYGWQINPVSNEVAFHSGIDLLAETGTPVLAVDPGTVAFAGDRGNYGNLVVINHSGGRQTRYAHLATIDVSLGEKVNQGDVLGTVGSTGLPDLDKPHLHFELRYNSNLGWVAQDPQPYLRPVAVNRF